In the genome of Pyramidobacter piscolens W5455, one region contains:
- a CDS encoding response regulator, which produces MISIVLADDHPLTRAGLAALINEEEGLNLLGEASDGKQAWEMIEKLRPDVALLDIRMPEMDGITVARKVKDAKLPTKVIMLTAYNAQPYIVAALSAGARGFIVKTSAVMELTQALQSVIGGGIYLDSAIANSVDSASNELEQLSPREREVLLLSSQGFPVKEVAAKLFITERTVQAHLSSVYAKFGAKNKTEALIIALKNGIILVDELLEGELPS; this is translated from the coding sequence ATGATTTCAATCGTTCTGGCCGACGACCATCCGCTCACCCGCGCCGGTCTGGCCGCTCTCATCAACGAAGAAGAAGGACTCAATCTGCTCGGCGAAGCGTCCGACGGCAAACAGGCCTGGGAAATGATCGAAAAACTCCGGCCCGACGTGGCCCTGCTCGACATCCGCATGCCCGAAATGGACGGCATCACCGTCGCCCGCAAAGTCAAGGACGCCAAGCTGCCGACGAAAGTCATCATGCTCACGGCCTACAACGCCCAGCCGTATATCGTGGCGGCGCTCTCGGCCGGCGCGCGCGGCTTCATCGTCAAGACCTCGGCGGTCATGGAGCTGACGCAGGCCCTGCAATCGGTGATCGGCGGCGGCATTTATCTCGACTCCGCCATCGCCAACTCGGTCGACTCCGCGTCGAACGAACTGGAACAGCTCTCGCCGCGCGAGCGCGAAGTTCTGCTGCTTTCGTCCCAGGGTTTTCCCGTCAAGGAAGTGGCGGCGAAACTCTTCATCACCGAGCGCACCGTCCAGGCTCATCTCTCTTCCGTCTATGCCAAGTTCGGCGCCAAGAACAAGACCGAAGCCCTGATCATCGCCCTCAAAAACGGCATCATCCTCGTCGACGAACTGCTCGAAGGGGAACTTCCCTCATGA
- a CDS encoding histidine kinase yields the protein MNGRRWLLPAILMMILVPTLSALIFSGFGLYQQQRAMAGMASRYAQSLARSIVREESGASNESPLQRHRRMGLFLKMLTLGPPVPGWIATVGPGGIKLQGSPGSKITPELGLAVNRAFASGEMQLLSVQIDPHPPSAAAVYPYPDGVRAVVVVISKFLVPGPMRDLVFLQQFMTIGVSAIALIGIWLLWRWCVTPLRRLAAQVETLHWGRDVLLAEAAPPLPELQNMQEALSELSASAVDRETLKKNYVGDIVRTQEEERTRLAREIHDSPLQTVASLIQRIQLARRGLGKPALDRERVGGHLAAAQEAALTAVQEMRDVCDRLSPPWLSLGAVRALEEISNRLSRIHNVAVTAVVEGCADALSEKDVLALCRIVQEAVANSARHGHAAAVEVKLSCGDGYRLTIADDGSGIDREFDPEVLRVQGHRGIASMTERAALIGASFSIRPRPEGGTLITVDIPAAR from the coding sequence ATGAACGGACGCCGCTGGCTGCTCCCCGCCATCCTCATGATGATCCTCGTGCCGACGCTGTCCGCCCTGATTTTTTCGGGCTTCGGGCTCTACCAGCAACAGCGGGCCATGGCCGGCATGGCGTCGCGTTATGCCCAAAGCCTGGCGCGCAGCATCGTCCGCGAGGAGAGCGGCGCGAGCAACGAATCGCCGTTGCAGCGCCACCGTCGCATGGGGCTGTTCCTGAAAATGCTCACGCTCGGGCCGCCCGTCCCCGGTTGGATCGCCACGGTCGGACCGGGCGGCATCAAGCTGCAGGGATCGCCCGGCAGCAAGATCACGCCCGAACTGGGGCTCGCCGTCAACCGCGCCTTCGCCAGCGGCGAAATGCAGCTGCTTTCCGTGCAGATCGACCCGCATCCGCCCTCGGCCGCGGCCGTTTATCCTTATCCCGACGGCGTCCGCGCCGTGGTCGTCGTCATTTCCAAGTTCCTCGTGCCCGGTCCGATGCGCGATCTCGTTTTCCTGCAACAGTTCATGACCATCGGCGTCAGCGCCATCGCCCTGATCGGCATCTGGCTTTTGTGGCGCTGGTGCGTGACGCCTCTGCGCCGCCTCGCCGCGCAGGTGGAGACGCTGCACTGGGGACGGGACGTGCTGCTCGCCGAAGCCGCGCCGCCGCTGCCCGAGCTGCAGAACATGCAGGAGGCGTTGTCGGAGCTGTCGGCAAGCGCCGTCGACCGCGAAACTTTAAAGAAGAACTACGTCGGCGACATCGTGCGCACCCAAGAAGAAGAACGCACCCGCCTCGCCCGCGAGATCCACGACAGCCCGCTGCAGACCGTGGCGTCCTTGATCCAGCGCATCCAGCTGGCGCGGCGCGGCCTGGGCAAGCCCGCGCTCGACCGCGAACGCGTCGGCGGGCACCTCGCCGCTGCGCAGGAAGCCGCCCTCACCGCCGTGCAGGAGATGCGCGACGTCTGCGACCGCCTCTCGCCGCCGTGGCTCAGCCTCGGCGCCGTGCGCGCTCTGGAGGAAATCTCCAACCGCCTCAGCCGCATCCACAACGTTGCCGTCACGGCTGTCGTCGAAGGCTGCGCCGATGCGCTCAGCGAAAAAGACGTACTGGCGCTGTGCCGCATCGTCCAGGAAGCGGTCGCCAATTCCGCCCGGCACGGGCACGCCGCGGCCGTCGAAGTCAAGCTGAGCTGCGGCGACGGCTACCGCCTCACGATCGCCGACGACGGCTCCGGCATCGACCGCGAATTCGATCCCGAAGTCCTGCGCGTGCAAGGACACCGCGGCATCGCCAGCATGACCGAACGCGCCGCGCTGATCGGCGCGTCGTTCTCCATCCGCCCCCGCCCCGAGGGCGGCACGCTGATCACCGTCGATATCCCCGCCGCGCGATGA
- a CDS encoding SpoIVB peptidase S55 domain-containing protein, giving the protein MKRFWAAACAALALCVPAAGQPFAPTEPIMPLAQVRAGMKGYAKTVFSGSKIKSFPVEVLGVVSKKDRPSKLILIRASGPDIEKSGGMASGMSGSPVYVNGRLIGAFSFGWDFGDPKMGLVTPIEQMMELFDYPSRAQKLASVRPLLSKKRDTELERRFSELYDQYARNAAKKADGVAAPTPERRAAKEKSIPDFEFSLPQDIAAAEAEELIHKAPAVAETTAKMYVTADGLSRRALKKLGERIGMRVVEGGSGDNTAMPEETKPLKPGDAVSAMLAWGDVALDVSGTLTAVDRSGRFIAFGHSFKNWGAVAYPLAKSEVYAVIDSYESPFKLTSSQRLVGTVTQDRPEGVAGWLGRFPSAVSVRVEIEDLDSRRTVVRRFQMINDEHAVVSLLPELLAGLADRELARESGGTVRYDVTVTGDGMPDGWSVNDVVIADEDVMSDAVSPIADLVSNVVGNPYRNVSPVGLKIKLSASSQIRKLIIEGISVDRSEAAPGDTVTVTATLRPWRRQPVIRNFTLKVPEDAAGGYTVTLRQGNPAPTDDSDNEPTVTDRRLSSLEQLLYELQTRERSCEVIVELVSQDDSGTRSEFPGEVRRRKMREGSMRIFRSDYVVEGSLQVPLTVLEPKKKRS; this is encoded by the coding sequence ATGAAACGTTTTTGGGCGGCTGCGTGCGCGGCGCTGGCGCTGTGCGTTCCGGCTGCGGGGCAGCCTTTTGCGCCGACGGAGCCAATCATGCCGCTGGCGCAGGTGCGGGCCGGCATGAAAGGGTACGCGAAAACGGTTTTTTCCGGCAGCAAGATCAAATCGTTCCCGGTCGAGGTGCTGGGCGTCGTCAGCAAGAAAGACCGCCCCTCGAAGCTGATCCTGATCCGCGCCTCCGGCCCGGATATTGAGAAGTCGGGCGGCATGGCCTCGGGCATGAGCGGTTCGCCGGTGTACGTGAACGGGCGGCTGATCGGCGCCTTTTCCTTCGGCTGGGATTTCGGCGATCCGAAAATGGGGCTGGTGACGCCGATCGAGCAGATGATGGAGCTTTTCGATTATCCGAGCCGCGCTCAAAAGCTTGCGAGCGTGCGGCCGCTGCTCTCGAAAAAGAGAGATACCGAGCTGGAACGGCGGTTCAGCGAACTGTACGACCAGTACGCACGGAACGCCGCGAAGAAAGCTGACGGCGTTGCGGCGCCGACGCCGGAGCGTCGGGCGGCGAAGGAAAAGTCGATCCCCGATTTCGAGTTCTCGCTGCCGCAGGATATCGCCGCCGCGGAGGCGGAAGAACTGATCCATAAGGCGCCGGCGGTCGCCGAGACCACGGCGAAAATGTACGTGACGGCGGATGGACTCAGCCGCCGCGCGCTGAAGAAACTCGGCGAACGGATCGGCATGCGCGTGGTCGAGGGCGGTTCGGGCGACAATACGGCGATGCCGGAAGAGACCAAGCCGCTCAAACCGGGCGACGCCGTTTCGGCGATGCTGGCCTGGGGCGACGTGGCCCTCGACGTCAGCGGCACGCTGACGGCCGTGGACCGGAGCGGGCGTTTTATCGCCTTCGGCCACAGCTTCAAAAACTGGGGCGCCGTCGCCTATCCGTTGGCGAAGAGCGAAGTGTACGCCGTCATCGACAGCTACGAGTCGCCGTTCAAGCTGACGTCGTCGCAGCGCCTCGTCGGCACGGTGACGCAGGATCGGCCGGAGGGCGTCGCCGGCTGGCTGGGGCGCTTCCCGTCGGCGGTCTCGGTGCGGGTGGAGATCGAGGATCTCGACAGCCGCCGTACGGTGGTGCGCCGTTTTCAGATGATCAACGACGAGCATGCCGTGGTTTCGCTCTTGCCGGAGCTGCTTGCGGGACTGGCGGACCGCGAGCTGGCGCGCGAATCGGGCGGCACCGTGCGCTATGACGTTACCGTTACGGGCGACGGCATGCCCGACGGCTGGAGCGTGAACGACGTGGTGATCGCCGACGAAGACGTGATGAGCGACGCCGTGTCGCCGATTGCGGATCTGGTGTCGAACGTGGTTGGCAATCCTTATCGGAACGTCAGCCCTGTGGGACTGAAGATCAAGCTGTCGGCTTCGTCGCAGATTCGCAAGCTGATCATCGAAGGCATCAGCGTTGACCGCAGCGAAGCCGCTCCGGGCGACACGGTGACGGTGACGGCGACGCTGCGCCCGTGGCGTCGTCAGCCGGTGATCCGCAACTTCACGCTGAAGGTCCCCGAGGATGCGGCGGGTGGTTATACCGTGACGCTGCGGCAAGGGAATCCCGCGCCGACGGACGATTCGGACAACGAACCAACGGTGACCGATCGCCGTTTGTCGTCGCTCGAGCAGTTGCTGTACGAGCTGCAGACGCGCGAACGGAGCTGCGAGGTGATCGTGGAACTGGTCAGCCAGGACGACTCGGGGACGCGCAGCGAATTTCCCGGCGAAGTTCGCCGCCGCAAAATGCGCGAAGGCTCGATGCGGATCTTCCGCTCCGATTACGTGGTCGAAGGCAGCCTGCAGGTGCCGCTGACCGTGCTCGAACCGAAGAAGAAACGCTCGTGA
- the prfB gene encoding peptide chain release factor 2 (programmed frameshift), giving the protein MASMPITTVMEELQALKAELQESLNLPSIRKDCEELRAQTAAPDFWSGADAQKISARLSRRETDLARWEKIEREFADLQTIAELLNDGEDAELLEEFDERSAAFRRQIEDEQMALLLSGPYDHCSAILSVHAGSGGLDSQDWAEMLYRMYLRWCEERRFKTKLLDYQHDEEAGIKSATLLIQGETAYGYLRSEIGVHRLVRISPFDTNKRRHTSFASVDVSPQLPDDVDVEIAPEDLRIDTYRSSGAGGQHVNMTDSAVRITHLPTGIVVSCQNERSQHMNKATAMSVLKSKLYQRELEQRQAEMNALAGEKKESTWGSQIRSYVLQPYTLVKDHRTGEETGNVGGVLDGGLDPFILAYLRWAR; this is encoded by the exons ATGGCATCGATGCCGATCACCACGGTCATGGAGGAACTGCAGGCGCTGAAGGCCGAGCTGCAGGAAAGCCTT AACCTGCCTTCGATAAGGAAGGACTGCGAAGAACTGCGCGCCCAAACGGCCGCGCCCGATTTCTGGTCGGGAGCCGACGCGCAGAAAATTTCGGCCCGGCTGTCGCGGCGCGAGACCGATCTGGCCCGCTGGGAAAAAATCGAACGGGAATTCGCCGATCTGCAGACGATCGCCGAGCTGCTGAACGACGGCGAAGACGCCGAGCTGCTCGAAGAGTTCGACGAGCGCAGCGCGGCGTTCCGCCGTCAGATCGAGGACGAGCAGATGGCGCTGCTGCTGTCGGGACCGTACGACCATTGCAGCGCCATCTTGAGCGTGCACGCCGGTTCGGGCGGGCTGGACTCGCAGGACTGGGCGGAAATGCTGTACCGCATGTACCTGCGCTGGTGCGAGGAGCGCCGTTTCAAGACCAAGCTGCTCGATTACCAGCACGACGAAGAAGCCGGCATCAAGAGCGCGACGCTGCTGATCCAGGGCGAGACGGCCTACGGTTATCTACGCTCCGAGATCGGCGTGCACCGCCTCGTGCGCATCTCGCCGTTCGACACCAACAAGCGGCGGCACACCAGCTTTGCGTCGGTGGACGTGTCGCCGCAGCTGCCCGACGACGTGGACGTGGAGATCGCGCCGGAAGATCTGCGCATCGACACCTACCGTTCCAGCGGCGCAGGCGGCCAGCACGTCAACATGACGGACTCGGCGGTGCGCATCACGCATCTGCCCACGGGCATCGTCGTCAGCTGCCAGAACGAGCGCAGCCAGCACATGAACAAAGCCACGGCCATGTCGGTGCTGAAGTCGAAACTTTATCAGCGGGAGCTCGAACAGCGGCAGGCGGAGATGAACGCGCTTGCCGGCGAAAAGAAGGAAAGCACCTGGGGCAGCCAGATTCGATCGTATGTGCTCCAGCCTTACACGCTGGTCAAGGATCACCGCACCGGTGAAGAGACGGGCAACGTCGGCGGCGTGCTTGACGGCGGGTTGGATCCGTTTATCTTGGCGTATTTGAGGTGGGCACGATGA
- a CDS encoding DUF2905 domain-containing protein, giving the protein MVHDIGKAIMIVALVLFAVGAAVHFGGRFLPFGRLPGDFVWHGKNWSIHFPLASSIVVSVVLSLLVNLFFRR; this is encoded by the coding sequence ATGGTTCACGACATCGGCAAAGCCATCATGATCGTCGCTCTCGTGCTGTTCGCCGTCGGCGCCGCCGTCCACTTCGGCGGGCGCTTTCTGCCCTTCGGCCGCCTGCCCGGAGACTTTGTCTGGCACGGCAAGAACTGGTCGATTCATTTTCCGCTCGCCAGCTCGATCGTCGTCAGCGTCGTCCTCTCCCTCCTCGTCAACCTCTTCTTCCGCCGCTGA
- the selD gene encoding selenide, water dikinase SelD has translation MSLTQRLTQLSHSSGUAAKIGPEDLAKVLADLPRPHDDRILTDWEGGEDAALWKITEERVGILTLDFITPVVDDPYVWGQIAAANSISDVFAMGGSPLVALNIVAFPLNCLPLDMLKRLMEGGASKVSESGAFLMGGHSVEDQEPKYGLCVFGEVERDAMWRTTGAQPGDALLLTKPLGTGIMATAIKAEMADPAQADQAVRWMTALNDLPRRMTPEQRRRVHAATDVTGFGLAGHSLDMLSDHRVDLELSVEALPLLDGAADLAQMGLFPAGGYRNEKLYAPQIDHLEKISRTYRDFLFDTQTSGGLMMACPPADAEEIVALAKRHGFDRAGVIGRFKPGTGRIVCV, from the coding sequence ATGAGCCTTACGCAACGGCTGACCCAACTTTCCCACAGCAGCGGCTGAGCCGCCAAAATAGGTCCGGAGGACCTGGCAAAAGTTTTGGCGGATCTCCCCCGTCCCCACGACGACCGTATCCTCACCGACTGGGAGGGAGGCGAGGACGCAGCGCTGTGGAAAATCACCGAAGAGCGCGTCGGCATCCTCACGCTCGATTTCATCACCCCGGTCGTCGACGATCCGTATGTGTGGGGGCAGATCGCCGCCGCCAATTCGATCAGCGACGTGTTCGCCATGGGCGGTTCGCCGCTCGTGGCCCTCAACATCGTCGCCTTTCCGCTCAACTGCCTGCCGCTGGACATGCTCAAGCGCCTCATGGAAGGCGGCGCGTCCAAAGTGTCCGAAAGCGGCGCGTTCCTGATGGGCGGGCACAGCGTCGAGGACCAGGAACCAAAATACGGTCTCTGCGTCTTCGGCGAAGTGGAGCGCGACGCCATGTGGCGCACCACCGGCGCTCAGCCCGGCGACGCGCTGCTGCTGACCAAGCCGCTCGGCACGGGCATCATGGCCACAGCCATCAAGGCCGAGATGGCCGATCCCGCTCAGGCCGATCAGGCCGTGCGCTGGATGACGGCGCTCAACGACCTGCCCCGCCGCATGACGCCCGAGCAGCGCCGCCGCGTCCACGCCGCCACGGACGTGACCGGATTCGGCCTGGCCGGGCACTCGCTCGACATGTTGTCGGACCATCGCGTCGACCTCGAACTGAGCGTCGAGGCTCTGCCGCTGCTCGACGGCGCGGCCGACCTCGCCCAGATGGGATTGTTCCCCGCCGGCGGCTACCGCAACGAAAAGCTCTACGCGCCGCAGATCGACCATCTCGAAAAAATATCGCGCACGTACCGCGACTTCCTTTTCGACACGCAGACTTCCGGCGGCCTGATGATGGCCTGCCCGCCGGCAGACGCCGAAGAAATCGTCGCGCTCGCCAAACGGCACGGCTTCGACCGCGCCGGCGTGATCGGGCGCTTCAAGCCCGGCACGGGGCGCATCGTCTGCGTCTGA
- the pyrR gene encoding bifunctional pyr operon transcriptional regulator/uracil phosphoribosyltransferase PyrR, producing MKLKEKAVVMTAEDMERALRRMGNEIVERNHGAGDLVIIGIQRRGVYLAGRLREFLRASEGVKLPLGELDITLYRDDITLLSDQPVVHSTSIPVDINGRRIVLVDDVLYTGRTIRAALEAIGDIGRPACVQLLILIDRGHRELPIQPDYLGRAVPTSSQEIVDVRVKELDGEDIAVICAKA from the coding sequence TTGAAATTGAAAGAAAAAGCCGTCGTGATGACGGCCGAAGACATGGAGCGCGCTCTGCGCCGCATGGGCAACGAGATCGTCGAACGCAACCACGGCGCCGGCGACCTCGTCATCATCGGCATTCAGCGCCGCGGCGTCTATCTGGCCGGACGCCTGCGCGAATTTCTGCGCGCCTCCGAAGGCGTCAAGCTGCCTTTGGGCGAACTGGATATCACGCTGTACCGCGACGACATCACGCTGCTCAGCGACCAGCCCGTCGTGCACAGCACGTCGATTCCCGTCGACATCAACGGCCGCCGGATCGTTCTCGTCGACGACGTGCTCTACACGGGGCGCACGATCCGCGCCGCGCTGGAGGCCATCGGCGACATTGGCCGCCCCGCCTGCGTGCAGCTGCTGATCCTCATCGACCGCGGCCACCGCGAACTGCCGATCCAGCCCGATTATCTCGGGCGGGCCGTCCCCACTTCGTCGCAGGAGATCGTGGACGTGCGCGTCAAAGAGCTGGACGGCGAGGACATCGCCGTGATCTGCGCCAAAGCCTAG
- the pyrE gene encoding orotate phosphoribosyltransferase: protein MPEVMTDSQVQEKLKEMLVESKAWLEGHFKLTSGRHSGNYMQCAMLLRFPKYAAFTGGEIAKRIAALKPDFIVSPALGGLIIGHEVARALDVPFLFCEREDGRMKLRRFPMPAGRRFVAVEDVVTTGGSVRETAEHMVAGGCVWAGSACIVDRSGGAQQLGPDLVSLFKISFPTWEADDCPLCRELGTPPVKPGSRPGSK from the coding sequence ATGCCGGAAGTGATGACGGATTCTCAGGTGCAGGAAAAACTGAAAGAGATGCTCGTCGAGAGCAAGGCGTGGCTGGAGGGGCATTTCAAGCTCACCTCGGGGCGGCACAGCGGCAACTACATGCAGTGCGCCATGCTGCTGCGCTTTCCCAAGTACGCGGCGTTCACCGGCGGCGAGATCGCCAAGCGGATCGCCGCGCTCAAACCCGATTTTATCGTCTCGCCGGCGCTGGGCGGCTTGATTATCGGCCACGAAGTGGCCCGCGCGCTGGATGTGCCCTTTTTGTTCTGCGAGCGCGAGGACGGCAGGATGAAGCTGCGCCGCTTCCCGATGCCCGCTGGCCGGCGTTTCGTCGCCGTCGAGGACGTGGTCACTACCGGCGGTTCCGTCAGGGAGACGGCCGAGCACATGGTCGCCGGCGGCTGCGTCTGGGCCGGCTCGGCCTGCATCGTCGACCGTTCCGGCGGCGCGCAGCAGCTCGGCCCCGATCTCGTTTCGCTCTTCAAGATCTCTTTCCCTACGTGGGAAGCCGACGACTGTCCGCTGTGCCGCGAACTGGGCACGCCGCCCGTCAAGCCCGGCAGCCGCCCCGGCTCGAAATAG
- the pyrF gene encoding orotidine-5'-phosphate decarboxylase, whose product MTEHTSLPLFAALDLDTLREARRTMDALSGIVDAIKIGPRLYAQGGAPFLKEIVDHGFKLFLDLKLHDIPNTVRLAVETLADLGIFCLTLQAAGGRRMMEESVAARDRLGSTMKLLGITVLTSFDEKSWDEVAPGCPMDVAIKKRAWLCGDCGMDGLVCSPLDLPEVRAVTPPTLLKVVPGVRLVAGGDDQSRVATPADAFRNGADYIVMGRPIYKAPDVRKAVAEIARSIEEGLTCRK is encoded by the coding sequence ATGACCGAACACACATCTTTGCCGCTGTTTGCTGCGCTTGACCTCGACACGCTGCGCGAGGCCCGCCGCACGATGGACGCCCTTTCGGGGATCGTGGACGCCATCAAGATCGGCCCGCGCCTGTACGCTCAGGGCGGCGCGCCGTTTCTGAAGGAAATCGTCGATCACGGCTTCAAACTGTTCCTCGACCTGAAGCTGCACGACATTCCCAATACCGTGCGCCTGGCCGTGGAGACGCTGGCCGACCTGGGTATCTTCTGTCTGACGCTGCAGGCCGCCGGCGGCCGCCGCATGATGGAGGAGTCCGTCGCCGCACGCGACCGCCTTGGCTCGACCATGAAGTTGCTCGGCATCACCGTGCTGACCAGCTTCGACGAAAAAAGCTGGGACGAAGTCGCGCCCGGCTGCCCGATGGACGTGGCCATCAAAAAGCGCGCCTGGCTGTGCGGCGACTGCGGCATGGACGGGCTGGTGTGCTCGCCGCTCGACCTGCCCGAAGTGCGCGCCGTGACGCCGCCGACGCTGCTCAAGGTCGTGCCCGGCGTCCGTCTCGTCGCCGGCGGCGACGACCAGAGCCGCGTCGCCACGCCCGCCGACGCGTTCCGCAACGGCGCCGATTACATCGTCATGGGGCGTCCCATCTACAAAGCGCCCGACGTTCGCAAGGCGGTCGCGGAGATCGCCCGATCCATCGAGGAGGGATTGACATGCCGGAAGTGA
- a CDS encoding dihydroorotate dehydrogenase, which produces MSCISDPLALDAGGVKLKVPVVIASGTWPYEAGLWTDDLTRHVGAICSKAITKDPCAGNPGCRVWETPSGVLNSIGLQNEGVDRFIDLRLPDLKKRGVPVMLNVCMQSAEDLAYMMDRIAEAKDLVDGVELNVSCPNTDHGCMSWGVDPALTAQATEMARRRWDGPLWVKLTPQAPDVAAVAKAAESAGASAVVAANTWLGMAVDTARGVPVFSRRVAGLSGPAVFPLALRLVWDAAGAVKIPVIGCGGVDGPDSALAMIMAGASAVEVGAALFSDFEVLENVHEGLLAAVERWNVASLGELIGRARRS; this is translated from the coding sequence ATGAGCTGCATCTCTGATCCGCTCGCGCTCGACGCCGGCGGGGTGAAGCTGAAAGTTCCCGTCGTGATTGCGTCGGGCACGTGGCCTTACGAAGCCGGACTGTGGACGGACGACCTGACGCGCCACGTCGGCGCGATCTGTTCCAAGGCCATCACGAAAGATCCCTGCGCCGGCAATCCCGGCTGCCGCGTCTGGGAGACGCCCTCGGGCGTTCTCAACAGCATCGGCCTTCAGAACGAGGGCGTCGACCGCTTCATCGATTTGCGGCTGCCCGACTTGAAAAAACGCGGCGTGCCCGTGATGCTCAACGTCTGCATGCAGAGCGCCGAAGATCTGGCCTACATGATGGACCGCATCGCCGAAGCGAAAGACCTGGTGGACGGCGTGGAGCTGAACGTCTCCTGCCCGAACACCGACCACGGCTGCATGAGCTGGGGCGTCGATCCGGCGCTGACGGCCCAGGCCACGGAGATGGCGCGCCGGCGCTGGGACGGCCCGCTCTGGGTGAAGCTGACGCCGCAGGCGCCCGACGTCGCCGCGGTGGCGAAAGCGGCCGAATCTGCCGGAGCCAGCGCGGTCGTGGCCGCCAACACCTGGCTGGGCATGGCCGTCGATACCGCGCGCGGGGTTCCGGTTTTCAGCCGCCGCGTGGCGGGACTTTCCGGGCCTGCGGTCTTCCCGCTGGCGCTGCGTCTCGTCTGGGACGCGGCCGGCGCGGTGAAGATTCCCGTGATCGGCTGCGGCGGCGTGGACGGCCCCGATTCCGCCCTGGCCATGATCATGGCCGGAGCCAGCGCCGTGGAAGTGGGCGCGGCGCTCTTCAGCGATTTCGAAGTTCTGGAAAACGTCCACGAAGGATTGCTTGCCGCCGTGGAGCGCTGGAACGTCGCGTCGCTGGGCGAGCTGATCGGACGGGCGCGCCGGTCCTGA
- a CDS encoding FAD-binding oxidoreductase — protein sequence MIRDYDSRLLEKEQVSADVWHLTFECPEIAAAARPGNFVLVKTAAGSAPLLRRPLGILGADPAKGTVEMLFRVVGQGTALLSRAAPGATFSVRGPVGGQFGPFGHEKIWAVAGTLGVAPLLFLRRELNGFGRLFLGVGNASWRSFAEWVRSRAPEMVLYSDDGSIGRRGFSIAGLEGQDLSGVSLVCCGPNPMMKALYERYGSQCDDIQVSLERRMGCGMGGCFGCVVDTATGRRRVCIDGPVFQAREVKWDELHL from the coding sequence TTGATTCGCGATTACGATTCGCGGCTGCTCGAAAAGGAACAGGTCTCGGCCGACGTCTGGCATCTGACGTTCGAGTGTCCTGAGATCGCGGCGGCCGCCCGGCCGGGCAATTTCGTGCTGGTGAAGACGGCGGCCGGCTCGGCGCCGTTGCTGCGCCGTCCGCTCGGTATCCTCGGCGCCGATCCCGCAAAGGGGACGGTCGAGATGCTTTTCCGCGTCGTCGGCCAGGGCACGGCGCTGCTGTCCCGGGCTGCGCCGGGCGCGACGTTTTCCGTGCGCGGGCCGGTAGGCGGACAGTTCGGTCCGTTCGGGCACGAAAAAATCTGGGCCGTGGCCGGAACGCTAGGCGTCGCGCCGCTGCTGTTCCTGCGCCGCGAGCTGAACGGCTTCGGCCGCCTGTTCCTCGGCGTCGGCAACGCTTCGTGGCGAAGCTTCGCCGAGTGGGTGCGCTCCCGCGCGCCGGAGATGGTTTTGTACAGCGACGACGGCTCGATCGGCCGCAGGGGATTTTCCATCGCCGGGCTGGAAGGGCAGGATCTGAGCGGCGTGTCGCTCGTCTGTTGCGGCCCCAATCCGATGATGAAAGCGCTGTACGAGCGTTACGGTTCGCAGTGCGACGACATCCAGGTCAGCCTCGAGCGCCGCATGGGCTGCGGCATGGGCGGCTGCTTCGGCTGCGTGGTCGACACCGCGACGGGACGACGGCGCGTCTGCATCGACGGCCCCGTGTTTCAGGCCAGGGAGGTGAAGTGGGATGAGCTGCATCTCTGA